The following proteins are co-located in the Gloeocapsa sp. PCC 7428 genome:
- a CDS encoding polysaccharide pyruvyl transferase family protein has translation MQLTIKNQILWQLLSIYAATLGFLRKTKIRSQIDASALFLPPSDPGSVGDEAMLAASMEYLAAQGVKRIGIITLQPTARWENLKLVTETVNIKGFFTRGCWWERFRFVNKVSRYERFYCLGADVMDGFYSDNVTLLRLHLVALAAKTGADSAILGFSFNHQPTDTAVQSLSQLPANVRLCCRDPISHQRVKQCVQHPVELVADLAFMLQPAEDSDLAVSVSRWVRAQKAQGRIVLGINANALHLTKVTRLNRNEFIQFYANAFINLFSSNQISLLMIPHDFRGDDSDVSIAQAILEAMPAAIKPYCMQVPTPCSAAEIKSICAELDLVLTGRMHLAIACLGQGIPVGGVTYQGKFEGLFHHFELPGMTIEPEKAFQPGVLTHFITDLLAKREDIRQQILCHLANVKALSRFNFERQLENALADPVLR, from the coding sequence ATGCAGTTAACCATCAAAAATCAAATCTTATGGCAACTCTTGAGTATCTATGCTGCTACTCTAGGATTTTTAAGGAAAACTAAAATCCGCAGTCAGATTGACGCATCAGCTTTGTTTCTACCACCTTCTGATCCTGGTAGTGTTGGTGATGAGGCGATGCTAGCTGCTAGCATGGAATATCTTGCTGCTCAAGGCGTTAAGCGGATTGGTATCATTACTTTGCAACCTACCGCGCGTTGGGAAAATCTTAAGCTGGTTACTGAGACAGTTAATATCAAAGGTTTTTTTACTCGTGGTTGTTGGTGGGAGCGTTTTCGCTTTGTTAACAAGGTTAGCCGTTATGAGCGTTTCTATTGCCTTGGGGCAGATGTTATGGATGGTTTTTACTCAGATAATGTCACCCTACTACGGCTCCACCTTGTGGCGCTAGCGGCAAAGACAGGAGCCGATTCTGCCATTCTTGGCTTTAGCTTTAATCACCAGCCAACTGATACTGCGGTGCAATCCCTTTCTCAGTTGCCTGCGAATGTGCGGCTTTGCTGCCGCGATCCAATTTCTCACCAGCGGGTTAAGCAGTGTGTCCAACACCCCGTCGAATTAGTGGCTGATTTAGCCTTTATGCTCCAACCAGCGGAAGATTCTGATCTAGCAGTAAGTGTATCAAGGTGGGTTCGCGCTCAAAAAGCTCAAGGTCGAATCGTTCTCGGAATCAATGCAAATGCGTTGCATCTGACGAAGGTAACACGGTTAAACCGTAATGAATTCATTCAATTTTATGCTAATGCCTTCATCAACCTTTTTTCTAGTAATCAGATTAGCTTGCTCATGATTCCCCACGACTTTCGTGGAGATGATAGCGATGTCTCAATCGCTCAAGCGATCCTCGAAGCAATGCCAGCAGCGATTAAACCTTATTGTATGCAGGTGCCAACTCCGTGTAGTGCAGCAGAAATCAAATCAATATGTGCTGAGCTTGACTTAGTTCTGACTGGGAGAATGCATCTTGCGATCGCCTGTTTAGGTCAAGGAATTCCCGTCGGTGGCGTTACCTACCAAGGTAAATTCGAGGGTCTTTTTCACCACTTTGAGTTACCAGGAATGACAATTGAGCCTGAGAAGGCATTTCAGCCAGGTGTTCTCACTCATTTTATCACCGATCTCCTTGCCAAACGTGAAGACATACGTCAGCAAATTCTGTGTCACCTAGCTAATGTGAAAGCTCTATCACGCTTTAACTTTGAGCGTCAACTGGAAAACGCTCTTGCTGACCCTGTGCTTCGATAA
- a CDS encoding alpha/beta hydrolase — MSIYLKRICRFTKAIFEFERNTYKSLVHLQDIEFTNSKERALKMDILHPKISAKSMPVLVWIHGGAWREGSRKQGLKHFVSFARQGFFCASIEYRLSHEAIFPAQIEDCKCAIRFLRAHAQEFHIDPQRIGVWGVSAGGHLAALLGTTHQIQEFEGNGGWANYSSCVQAVCDWFGPTDFLRINDFPRNIDFAPADSPEAALIGGIVVENQEKAAKANPITFVSKDAPPFLIMHGDNDLLVPLNQSQLLFDALKKAEVEVTLEVVKNGGHGNKKEFSSRAITKKMEKFFKKHLA; from the coding sequence GTGTCTATCTACTTAAAGCGGATATGTCGGTTTACCAAAGCTATATTTGAGTTTGAACGGAACACCTATAAAAGTTTAGTTCATCTTCAAGATATCGAGTTTACAAACAGTAAAGAACGCGCGCTCAAAATGGATATTTTGCACCCCAAAATATCAGCAAAGTCAATGCCTGTATTAGTTTGGATTCATGGTGGTGCTTGGCGCGAAGGTAGCAGAAAACAAGGACTCAAGCACTTCGTTTCCTTTGCCCGTCAGGGCTTTTTTTGTGCCAGCATTGAATATCGTTTGAGCCACGAAGCCATCTTTCCGGCTCAAATTGAAGATTGTAAGTGCGCCATTCGTTTTCTTCGCGCTCATGCGCAAGAGTTTCATATTGATCCCCAACGTATTGGTGTTTGGGGAGTTTCTGCTGGTGGACATCTCGCAGCACTTTTAGGAACAACACATCAAATTCAGGAGTTTGAAGGAAACGGCGGCTGGGCTAACTATTCTAGCTGCGTACAAGCTGTATGCGATTGGTTTGGTCCAACTGATTTTTTGCGAATAAATGACTTTCCCCGTAACATTGACTTTGCTCCTGCAGACTCACCGGAGGCGGCTTTGATTGGCGGAATTGTTGTAGAAAACCAAGAAAAAGCAGCAAAAGCTAACCCAATTACTTTTGTTAGTAAAGATGCTCCTCCTTTTTTAATTATGCATGGCGATAACGATTTATTAGTACCACTCAACCAAAGCCAATTACTATTTGATGCCTTGAAGAAAGCAGAAGTAGAGGTAACGCTTGAAGTTGTCAAAAATGGCGGACACGGAAACAAAAAGGAGTTTAGTTCGCGGGCTATTACCAAAAAAATGGAGAAGTTTTTTAAGAAGCACTTAGCTTAG
- a CDS encoding glycosyltransferase produces MRILFIVGSFPALSETFILNQITGLIERGHEVDIYSLHRPKNTQKVHPDVENYRLLERTYYAPERATNAFVRLLQAGRLILVNSGKHPIALLRSLSRFNNRNQLKPIEWVYSTMPFLGKQPYDIIHCQFGVYALKGMILRDISAIQGKLVTSFRGFDISWYVQEYGEQVYNELFKKGDFFLSNCEYFRQRAINLGCDAKKIVVLGSGIDCERFFFKPRFPGSDGKVRITTTGRLVEKKGIAYSIRAVAQLAKTHPHIEYNIIGDGPLKTELQTLIEELNVSHQIKLLGWKHQQEIIEILDRTHIFVATSVTAQDGNQDAPVNTLKEAMAMGIPVIGTRHGGIPELIEDGVSGFLVPERDVETLAEKIVYLCDRPEIWQPMGQAGRAYVEQHYDTNKLNDQLVQIYEQLLINEDKNGVINPNFQEAIA; encoded by the coding sequence ATGCGAATATTATTCATTGTCGGTTCATTTCCTGCCCTGTCAGAAACTTTTATTCTGAATCAGATTACAGGATTAATCGAGCGGGGTCACGAAGTTGATATTTATTCGCTGCATAGACCAAAAAATACTCAAAAAGTTCACCCAGATGTAGAAAACTACCGTCTCCTTGAGCGAACATACTATGCCCCCGAACGCGCTACAAACGCTTTTGTAAGGCTGTTGCAAGCTGGTAGATTAATATTAGTGAATAGCGGCAAACATCCTATAGCACTGCTGCGATCGCTCAGTCGTTTCAACAACAGAAATCAGCTAAAACCTATAGAATGGGTGTACTCAACGATGCCTTTTCTGGGCAAGCAGCCGTATGATATTATCCACTGCCAGTTTGGGGTGTATGCCCTCAAGGGTATGATACTCCGCGATATTAGTGCTATTCAAGGCAAATTAGTCACATCATTTCGTGGCTTTGATATTAGCTGGTATGTTCAAGAATACGGAGAGCAAGTTTATAACGAACTCTTCAAAAAAGGAGATTTTTTTCTATCAAACTGCGAATATTTTAGGCAACGCGCTATCAATCTCGGCTGCGATGCCAAAAAGATTGTTGTGCTTGGTTCAGGAATTGATTGCGAACGGTTTTTCTTTAAACCACGTTTTCCCGGCTCGGATGGTAAAGTTCGCATTACTACAACTGGTCGCCTTGTAGAAAAAAAAGGTATAGCTTACAGCATTCGTGCGGTTGCTCAATTAGCCAAAACTCACCCGCACATTGAGTACAACATCATTGGTGACGGACCGTTAAAAACAGAGTTGCAAACTCTCATTGAAGAACTCAATGTGAGTCACCAAATCAAACTACTGGGTTGGAAACATCAACAGGAAATTATTGAAATTCTCGACCGAACGCATATTTTTGTTGCGACAAGCGTGACAGCACAAGATGGTAATCAGGACGCCCCAGTTAACACTTTAAAAGAAGCAATGGCGATGGGTATACCTGTTATTGGTACAAGACACGGTGGTATTCCTGAATTAATTGAAGATGGTGTTTCTGGTTTTTTAGTGCCAGAACGCGATGTCGAGACTTTAGCTGAAAAGATAGTTTATCTGTGCGATCGCCCAGAAATTTGGCAACCGATGGGTCAGGCTGGTCGGGCGTATGTAGAACAGCACTACGACACGAATAAGCTCAACGATCAGCTAGTCCAAATCTACGAGCAACTCCTGATTAATGAAGATAAAAACGGTGTAATAAATCCTAATTTCCAAGAGGCTATTGCCTAA
- a CDS encoding glycosyltransferase family 2 protein: MTEPQVTIVVSPRERFSYTRESLESIYEHTKTPFNLIYVDGGSPTQIKHYLAAQAREKKFQLIRTEHYLSPNHARNLGLAQVNTEYVVFIDNDVVVTLGWLDKLIECAQTTNATIVSPLICQHLPLHEIVHCAGGESGVRVEAKDGNVRRRMIEKIYMQGRKVADVRPKLQRSETGLAEFHCMMVRTDIFAQVGMLDDKLLNTKEHVDFCILVNEAGGSIYLEPDSIVTYVPSSSLTWADTTFYMLRWSDAWELASLHRLRDKWNLTEDDYFKNKYKKLGWRRYMSIIQPLSADLSLGQRGRVRRIITDTLISIDKRLNRYITTRYAQKHLPLKEQPVLQVQQRPMAVASHK; encoded by the coding sequence ATGACCGAGCCACAAGTTACGATTGTAGTTTCTCCCCGCGAGCGTTTTAGCTATACTCGCGAATCTCTAGAAAGTATTTACGAGCATACAAAAACTCCTTTTAATTTAATTTATGTTGATGGTGGTTCGCCAACACAAATCAAACACTATTTAGCTGCACAAGCGCGCGAGAAGAAGTTTCAACTTATTCGTACTGAACACTATCTTTCACCTAATCATGCTAGAAATTTAGGGCTAGCTCAGGTTAACACCGAGTATGTTGTCTTTATTGACAACGACGTGGTTGTCACCCTAGGCTGGCTGGATAAACTAATTGAGTGTGCACAGACAACAAACGCAACAATAGTTAGTCCTCTGATTTGCCAACACTTACCCTTACATGAGATAGTACATTGCGCTGGCGGAGAATCTGGCGTACGTGTTGAGGCTAAAGATGGAAACGTCCGGCGGCGGATGATTGAGAAAATCTATATGCAAGGGCGTAAAGTCGCGGATGTCCGCCCGAAACTGCAACGCAGCGAAACAGGTCTTGCTGAATTTCATTGCATGATGGTGCGTACCGATATTTTCGCTCAAGTTGGAATGCTTGATGATAAGTTGCTGAATACAAAAGAACACGTAGATTTTTGCATTTTAGTTAACGAAGCTGGCGGTAGCATCTATTTAGAACCAGATTCGATCGTCACCTATGTACCAAGTTCCTCACTAACGTGGGCAGATACGACTTTTTATATGCTGCGTTGGAGTGACGCATGGGAATTGGCTAGCTTACACCGCTTGCGTGACAAATGGAATTTAACCGAGGACGATTATTTCAAAAATAAGTATAAAAAGTTAGGATGGCGACGCTATATGTCCATTATCCAACCGCTGAGTGCCGACCTTAGCTTGGGACAGCGCGGGCGTGTTCGTCGGATAATAACAGATACTTTAATATCTATAGATAAACGACTTAATAGATATATTACTACGCGTTACGCTCAAAAACATTTGCCGTTAAAGGAACAGCCTGTATTACAAGTGCAGCAAAGACCAATGGCAGTAGCATCGCATAAGTGA
- the aroF gene encoding 3-deoxy-7-phosphoheptulonate synthase yields the protein MIVVLKAGTPKEEIERICQEIHKQNAIAEKSIGQHKVVIGILGDTAALNVEHIQQISPFIEQVVRVNKPYKRASQEFRHGPSTVVVSTPNGDVAFGQEHPIVVVAGPCSVENEQMIVETAQQVKAAGAKFLRGGAYKPRTSPYAFQGHGESALGLLVQAREASGLGIITEVMDTADIEKVAAVADVLQIGARNMQNFSLLKKIGATGKPILLKRGISATVEEWLMAAEYILAAGNPNVILCERGIRSFDRQYARNTLDLAVVPVLRSLTHLPIMVDPSHGTGKAEYVPPMCLAAIAAGADSLMVEVHPNPAKALSDGPQSLTPAKFEHLMHDIAVVGKTFSRWVQPPTPHQQSFMPAFASV from the coding sequence ATGATTGTAGTTTTGAAAGCAGGTACGCCAAAGGAAGAAATAGAGCGAATTTGTCAAGAAATACATAAGCAGAATGCGATCGCAGAAAAGAGTATTGGTCAGCATAAAGTTGTCATCGGTATCCTCGGAGATACAGCAGCGCTTAATGTAGAACACATTCAACAAATTAGTCCTTTTATCGAACAAGTTGTTCGAGTCAACAAACCCTATAAACGCGCAAGTCAAGAATTTCGTCATGGACCAAGTACCGTAGTTGTCTCGACACCGAATGGCGATGTTGCTTTTGGACAAGAACATCCGATTGTCGTTGTCGCGGGACCTTGTTCGGTCGAAAACGAGCAAATGATCGTTGAAACTGCGCAACAAGTCAAAGCCGCTGGTGCGAAATTTTTGCGTGGAGGGGCTTACAAACCACGCACATCACCTTATGCGTTTCAAGGACACGGTGAAAGTGCCTTAGGGTTACTTGTACAAGCGCGGGAAGCTTCGGGTTTAGGCATTATTACTGAAGTTATGGATACCGCTGATATTGAGAAAGTTGCCGCAGTTGCTGATGTGTTGCAAATCGGCGCGCGAAATATGCAGAACTTCTCGTTACTTAAAAAAATTGGTGCTACAGGTAAGCCAATTTTGTTGAAACGCGGTATTTCAGCAACGGTAGAAGAGTGGCTCATGGCTGCTGAGTACATTTTGGCAGCAGGAAACCCGAATGTGATTCTTTGCGAGCGCGGAATTCGCAGCTTTGACCGGCAGTATGCCCGCAACACGCTTGATTTAGCCGTCGTACCCGTGTTGCGATCGCTCACGCACCTGCCAATTATGGTAGACCCCAGTCACGGTACTGGCAAAGCCGAATATGTGCCACCGATGTGTTTAGCAGCGATCGCGGCGGGAGCAGATTCACTTATGGTCGAAGTTCATCCTAACCCAGCTAAGGCACTCTCCGATGGTCCGCAGTCGCTCACACCAGCAAAATTTGAGCATTTGATGCACGATATCGCGGTTGTCGGTAAAACCTTTAGTCGCTGGGTGCAACCACCAACGCCTCATCAACAGTCATTTATGCCTGCTTTTGCCAGCGTGTAA
- the hutH gene encoding histidine ammonia-lyase, whose amino-acid sequence MNTAVQTQASTNLNADTILLGDRNLTIDEVVSVARHGAKVNISTADNVAQRIQASCDYIAEAVATGRPIYGVTSGFGGMANVVISREYADLLQHNLVWYHKVGAGRKLPLTDVRAAMLLRVNSHLHGASGIRREIVQRMEMFLNARVTPHVPEYGSIGASGDLTPLSYITGALIGLDDRYKVDFDGEEIDAITALERLGLPQLQLQAKEGLAMMNGTSVMTGIAANCVYDTRLLMALTMGAHALILQGLNGTNQSFHPFIHKLKPHPGQKWAASTMLDLLAGSRLIREELDGTHEYRGQAPIQDRYSLRCLAQYMGPIVDGVSQVAQQVEIEMNSATDNPLIDVENQASYHGGNFLGQYIGMGMDHLRYYIGMMAKHLDVQIAYLVAPEFNNGLPASLVGNKERIVNMGLKGLQITGNSIMPLLSFYGNSIADRYPTHAEQYNQNINSQGFAAANLTRNAVEIFQQYMAIALMFGVQAVDLRTYAYAGHYDASECLSPTTRRLYQAVREVVGQPSSATRPYIWDDREQPLDEHIAKIAADIAAEGVIVAAVKDLLTSLK is encoded by the coding sequence ATGAATACAGCAGTACAAACACAAGCGTCTACAAACTTAAACGCAGATACGATTTTATTAGGCGATCGCAACCTCACAATTGATGAAGTTGTGAGTGTGGCACGTCATGGTGCCAAAGTAAACATCAGTACAGCAGACAACGTTGCACAACGTATTCAAGCATCATGTGACTATATCGCTGAAGCCGTCGCCACAGGTAGACCAATCTACGGTGTCACAAGTGGTTTTGGTGGAATGGCAAACGTGGTCATTTCGCGCGAGTATGCAGACCTTTTACAACATAACCTCGTGTGGTATCACAAAGTCGGTGCTGGACGAAAGTTGCCACTGACCGATGTCCGCGCCGCAATGCTGTTGCGTGTGAATTCACACTTGCATGGTGCTTCAGGAATCCGCCGCGAGATCGTCCAGCGAATGGAAATGTTTCTCAATGCTAGGGTGACACCGCACGTTCCTGAATACGGTTCAATTGGTGCTAGTGGCGATTTGACACCGCTATCGTACATTACAGGTGCTTTGATTGGTTTAGACGATCGCTACAAGGTTGACTTTGATGGCGAAGAAATCGATGCAATTACTGCGCTAGAACGATTGGGATTACCGCAGTTGCAACTCCAAGCCAAAGAAGGGTTAGCCATGATGAATGGCACCTCGGTGATGACCGGAATTGCGGCGAACTGTGTTTACGACACGCGGCTACTGATGGCGCTGACAATGGGCGCGCACGCACTTATTTTGCAAGGGTTGAACGGGACAAATCAATCATTCCATCCCTTCATTCACAAACTGAAACCGCATCCAGGGCAAAAATGGGCAGCATCGACAATGCTCGATTTGCTCGCCGGTTCGCGCTTGATTCGTGAAGAGTTAGACGGTACGCACGAGTATCGCGGTCAAGCCCCAATTCAGGATCGTTACTCTTTACGGTGTTTAGCCCAATACATGGGACCAATTGTTGATGGTGTATCGCAAGTTGCGCAGCAAGTCGAAATCGAAATGAACTCGGCGACAGATAACCCACTCATTGATGTTGAAAACCAAGCCAGCTATCACGGTGGTAATTTCTTGGGACAGTACATCGGTATGGGGATGGATCACCTGCGGTACTACATCGGGATGATGGCAAAACACCTTGATGTGCAAATTGCCTATCTCGTTGCACCTGAGTTTAACAACGGATTACCTGCATCTTTAGTTGGTAACAAAGAACGCATTGTGAATATGGGGCTAAAGGGATTGCAAATAACCGGCAACTCGATTATGCCGTTGTTAAGCTTCTACGGAAATTCGATCGCGGATCGCTATCCTACCCACGCCGAACAATACAACCAAAATATCAATAGCCAAGGATTTGCTGCTGCGAATTTAACGCGCAACGCGGTTGAGATCTTTCAGCAGTATATGGCGATCGCACTCATGTTTGGCGTCCAAGCGGTTGACTTAAGAACGTATGCGTATGCAGGACATTACGACGCGAGTGAGTGTTTATCACCGACAACACGACGTTTGTATCAAGCTGTGCGTGAAGTCGTCGGACAGCCTTCGTCTGCCACTCGCCCGTACATCTGGGACGATCGCGAACAACCCTTAGACGAACACATCGCCAAAATTGCCGCTGATATCGCGGCGGAAGGTGTCATTGTCGCAGCAGTAAAAGATCTCTTGACTAGCTTGAAGTAA
- a CDS encoding class I adenylate-forming enzyme family protein, with the protein MNIAQHVERGHHLFPDKIALIFEERSYTYKDLDLLANRVANGLRDRNIHRGDRIALFLPNIPEFIIAYLGIVKIGAVAVSLNAMLKSTEVSFILNDSGAKAVVTTAELVENVPTADLPELKHILIAEGESDKGISLAEMMASASPQAKAIEMDRHAPVAIVYTSGTTGFPKGATLSHGNVISNSYSQNRCCGMSAEDRILLYLPLFHCFGQNAVLNAGLNACATIVLHRHFDLEKILNSVATEKITMFFSVPTVYILLLNMGTLKYDMSSIRYYFSAAAPLPVEVAQRWFDKYGLEIHQGYGLTETSPCASYNNDFKYKVGSIGTPIENVEMKIVHADGKDALPGEPGEIAIRGPNVMLGYWNRPFETAEVIKNGWFYTGDIGQIDEDGYFYIVDRSKDMINVAGFKVYPTEVENVIYQHPAVAEVAVYGVPNLETTEIVKANIVLKPDQTVSEKQMIAFCSERMAAYKVPKAIKFVDSIPKNPTGKVLKRVLRDEAASEVLVKPSRFPAKPTVATTAPVATPATTNNSNKGVLKALGNLFKNRN; encoded by the coding sequence ATGAATATTGCCCAACACGTCGAACGCGGTCATCATTTATTTCCTGATAAGATTGCGCTGATCTTTGAAGAAAGATCTTACACCTACAAAGATCTTGATTTACTAGCGAACCGCGTCGCTAATGGATTACGCGATCGCAACATTCATCGCGGCGATCGCATTGCCTTATTTTTGCCGAATATTCCCGAATTCATCATTGCCTACTTAGGCATAGTCAAGATCGGTGCGGTTGCGGTATCGCTTAATGCCATGCTCAAAAGCACCGAAGTTAGCTTTATTCTCAACGATTCTGGTGCGAAAGCCGTTGTCACCACCGCCGAACTTGTGGAGAATGTCCCCACAGCTGATTTACCTGAGTTGAAGCATATCTTAATTGCCGAAGGCGAAAGTGATAAGGGAATTAGCTTAGCGGAAATGATGGCAAGTGCTTCACCCCAAGCCAAAGCGATTGAAATGGATCGCCATGCACCTGTTGCGATCGTCTATACTTCAGGCACGACAGGCTTTCCTAAAGGTGCGACGCTATCTCACGGCAATGTTATTTCTAACAGCTACTCACAAAACCGCTGTTGCGGGATGAGTGCTGAAGATCGCATCTTACTATACCTACCTCTATTCCACTGCTTCGGTCAAAATGCCGTCCTCAACGCTGGGCTAAACGCTTGCGCGACAATCGTTCTTCATCGTCATTTCGACTTAGAGAAAATTCTCAACTCGGTCGCTACTGAGAAAATCACGATGTTCTTTAGCGTACCGACAGTCTATATCCTACTCCTCAACATGGGGACGTTAAAGTATGACATGAGTTCGATTCGCTACTACTTCTCAGCTGCTGCACCACTTCCTGTAGAAGTTGCCCAACGCTGGTTTGACAAGTATGGACTAGAAATTCATCAAGGCTACGGATTAACTGAAACCTCGCCGTGTGCTAGCTACAATAATGACTTTAAATACAAAGTCGGGTCAATTGGCACGCCGATTGAAAACGTCGAGATGAAAATCGTGCATGCGGATGGCAAAGATGCCTTACCAGGAGAACCAGGCGAAATTGCAATTCGCGGACCAAACGTCATGCTGGGATACTGGAACCGCCCGTTTGAAACCGCAGAAGTGATCAAAAATGGTTGGTTCTACACCGGTGATATCGGTCAAATTGATGAAGATGGCTACTTCTACATTGTGGATCGTTCCAAAGACATGATCAATGTCGCAGGATTCAAGGTCTATCCAACTGAAGTAGAAAACGTCATTTATCAACACCCAGCAGTTGCCGAAGTTGCGGTTTATGGCGTTCCCAACTTGGAAACGACGGAAATCGTCAAAGCCAATATTGTCCTCAAACCAGACCAAACTGTTAGCGAAAAACAAATGATTGCTTTTTGTTCGGAACGTATGGCAGCGTATAAAGTACCTAAAGCAATTAAGTTTGTTGATTCGATTCCTAAAAACCCTACAGGAAAAGTCTTAAAACGCGTTCTGCGCGACGAGGCTGCTAGCGAAGTCTTGGTTAAACCAAGCCGCTTTCCTGCAAAGCCTACGGTTGCAACTACAGCACCAGTAGCAACACCAGCCACTACTAATAATTCCAATAAAGGTGTCTTGAAAGCTTTAGGTAACTTGTTTAAAAATCGAAATTAG
- a CDS encoding alpha/beta fold hydrolase, whose protein sequence is MKSLEEMSVSQAEQNSTLEPNTSEGEVYIAPRNSIELQLAQMWEQVLEIQPISIIDNYFDLGGDSLRALRLFDLIEQTFGKKLSLATLIQAPTLEQLAQVIGQETESVRFTSLVPIQPSGSKPPLFCMHGNGAHVLAFQDLAQYLGADQPFYGLQARGVDGVTTPLNRIEDMAAAYIEEIRAVQPEGPYYLAGFSSGGVVAFEMARQLHAKGEKVAFVGLLDTFVPGCFKKVTVPEWFSRQWRNFWRFGLKHPVKMAYRSLQRKWYFVYWNIYLLLAGSLPYFWHRKYVGYSIRKAMRTYKFQPYAGKLTLFRATEVPGKGWYYYPSGMPTPDDWYTKDPEYGWGSLAEGGLETHDLPGNHSTILKEPYIQVLSNTLEACLEKARAEATRAELNQIA, encoded by the coding sequence ATGAAATCTTTAGAAGAAATGAGTGTCTCCCAAGCAGAACAAAACTCGACGCTAGAGCCAAATACCTCAGAAGGAGAAGTGTATATTGCGCCCCGCAACTCTATTGAACTCCAACTTGCCCAAATGTGGGAGCAAGTGTTGGAAATTCAGCCGATTAGCATTATAGACAACTATTTTGATCTAGGAGGAGATTCTCTACGGGCGCTGCGCCTATTCGATCTGATTGAGCAAACATTTGGCAAAAAGTTATCTTTAGCAACTTTAATCCAAGCACCAACACTCGAACAACTCGCTCAAGTCATTGGTCAAGAAACTGAATCTGTACGTTTTACCTCACTAGTGCCAATTCAGCCGAGTGGTTCTAAACCACCTCTATTTTGTATGCATGGAAATGGTGCTCATGTTCTTGCTTTCCAGGATCTAGCCCAATATCTAGGTGCCGATCAACCATTTTATGGATTGCAAGCACGTGGAGTAGATGGAGTGACAACTCCTTTAAACCGAATTGAAGACATGGCAGCTGCCTATATCGAAGAAATTCGCGCAGTTCAACCCGAAGGGCCGTATTACTTAGCTGGCTTCTCTTCTGGAGGAGTAGTGGCGTTTGAGATGGCGCGCCAGTTACACGCTAAGGGTGAAAAAGTCGCATTTGTAGGCTTACTCGATACTTTTGTTCCAGGTTGTTTCAAAAAAGTGACTGTACCAGAGTGGTTCTCGCGCCAATGGCGTAACTTCTGGCGTTTCGGGTTGAAACACCCAGTAAAAATGGCTTATCGCAGTCTTCAAAGAAAATGGTACTTTGTCTACTGGAATATTTATCTTTTACTAGCAGGCTCTCTACCTTATTTTTGGCATAGAAAATACGTAGGATACAGTATCAGAAAAGCAATGCGCACCTATAAATTCCAACCTTATGCAGGTAAGTTAACGCTGTTTCGTGCCACCGAAGTGCCAGGAAAAGGGTGGTATTACTACCCCTCAGGAATGCCGACGCCTGATGATTGGTATACCAAAGATCCTGAATATGGTTGGGGTAGCCTTGCCGAAGGAGGATTGGAAACTCACGATCTTCCTGGTAATCACTCAACAATTCTCAAAGAACCGTATATTCAAGTTTTAAGTAATACATTGGAGGCTTGCTTGGAAAAAGCACGCGCTGAGGCTACTCGCGCTGAGTTGAATCAAATTGCATAA
- a CDS encoding GAF domain-containing protein: MSDLETTVTQIQAEVTEIADLLPQPLDENSVPLPSLLQNLLYPLLDCLRQVLQVDTVAVLLCSADKQYLTVNAACGLEEEITAGIQIPIGYGFAGNIAAKRELTIVDDLSQVDVFSPILRHKGLQSMLGLPLLANNKVVGVFHVGTFQSRQFRVDEVQILKSVAARIGIVSDRILALHVSSQENSKIKVLQQQRHQLINFQNCLEAAKEFLVYLMELSNLEYSLV; this comes from the coding sequence TTGAGTGATCTAGAGACGACGGTAACGCAGATCCAAGCAGAGGTAACAGAAATAGCGGACTTGTTACCGCAGCCTTTGGATGAAAACTCTGTACCCCTGCCTTCTCTACTGCAAAATCTGCTTTATCCACTGCTTGATTGTCTTCGCCAAGTTCTCCAAGTCGATACGGTAGCAGTATTACTCTGTTCGGCAGACAAACAATATTTAACTGTAAACGCAGCTTGTGGGTTGGAAGAAGAAATCACCGCAGGAATTCAAATTCCTATCGGATACGGCTTTGCAGGTAATATTGCTGCCAAGCGCGAGTTAACAATCGTTGATGATTTATCCCAAGTAGACGTTTTCAGCCCGATTCTACGTCACAAAGGACTTCAGTCGATGTTAGGTTTACCATTACTAGCCAACAATAAAGTTGTGGGAGTTTTTCACGTAGGGACGTTTCAGTCGCGCCAATTTCGTGTAGATGAAGTGCAGATCCTCAAGTCTGTTGCTGCTCGTATTGGAATAGTCAGCGATCGCATATTGGCATTACACGTATCAAGTCAAGAAAACTCGAAAATAAAAGTACTGCAACAACAACGTCATCAACTTATTAACTTTCAAAATTGCTTGGAAGCAGCAAAAGAGTTTCTTGTATATCTCATGGAGTTGTCTAACTTAGAATACTCGCTCGTGTGA